From the genome of Desulfonatronovibrio magnus, one region includes:
- a CDS encoding Gfo/Idh/MocA family oxidoreductase: MKSASIIYVGICSPNYLHDAHIRFALRIGADAICEKPLVLNPWNLDVLSEMEEETGRKVNCILQLRLHPSIIALKEKIDSQGKDKKFDIDLTYITSRGKWYFNSWKGNPEK, encoded by the coding sequence ATGAAAAGCGCATCCATTATTTATGTCGGTATCTGCTCGCCCAATTATCTGCACGACGCCCATATCCGCTTTGCCCTGCGCATAGGCGCGGATGCCATCTGCGAAAAACCCCTTGTTCTCAATCCCTGGAATCTGGATGTATTATCAGAAATGGAAGAAGAAACAGGGCGGAAAGTGAACTGTATTCTCCAGCTCAGGCTTCACCCCTCCATCATTGCTCTTAAAGAAAAGATCGACAGCCAGGGAAAAGACAAAAAATTCGATATAGACCTGACTTATATCACTTCCAGAGGGAAATGGTATTTCAATTCCTGGAAAGGAAACCCTGAAAAATAA
- a CDS encoding type II toxin-antitoxin system RelE/ParE family toxin — MSYEVYLTPTSQKSIKKLARKYPSIKNDLLHTIQALEVDPTTGASIPGWNNKVWKVRTASTDAKKGKSGGFRTIYFWQEGCKKVYLLFTYAKSAKVDVNSKEIAKFIEG, encoded by the coding sequence ATGAGTTATGAAGTATATCTTACTCCAACCTCTCAGAAATCCATTAAAAAGTTGGCCAGGAAGTACCCCTCAATAAAAAATGATCTTTTGCATACTATTCAGGCTTTAGAGGTGGACCCGACTACTGGAGCCTCTATTCCAGGTTGGAACAACAAAGTCTGGAAGGTCAGAACTGCAAGCACAGATGCAAAGAAAGGAAAAAGTGGAGGCTTTCGTACAATTTACTTTTGGCAAGAAGGCTGCAAAAAGGTATATTTATTATTTACCTACGCAAAAAGTGCCAAGGTAGATGTCAATAGTAAGGAAATCGCCAAGTTTATTGAAGG
- a CDS encoding virulence RhuM family protein has product MSKKKNPALPHLKDSPAVRSSAAEYLTFVAATGKGGVAAVYADENIWLTQKMMGVLYDVETHTINYHLKKVFTDRELEEESVVRNFRITAADGKSYNTKHYNLSAIIAVGYKVNSERAVQFRKWATGIIEEFTIKGFTMDDERLKNGGSILSDQYFEEQLQRIREICLSERKFYQKITDLYATSIDYDVSAQATRRFFATVQNKLHWAIHGQTAAEVIYTRANAAKMNMGLTTWKDAPEGKIQKFDVSVAKNYLTEHEMAQLQRLVAAYLDIAEDMALRKIPMTMQDWELRLNRFIEATDREILQDAGKVTAEIAKVHAESE; this is encoded by the coding sequence ATGAGCAAAAAAAAGAATCCAGCCCTTCCCCATTTAAAAGACAGCCCCGCTGTCCGCTCATCAGCAGCTGAGTACCTGACCTTTGTGGCGGCCACTGGCAAGGGCGGCGTTGCTGCGGTTTACGCCGATGAAAACATCTGGTTGACCCAGAAAATGATGGGTGTGCTTTATGATGTTGAAACGCACACTATCAACTATCACTTGAAAAAAGTATTCACCGACAGGGAGTTGGAAGAAGAATCAGTTGTTCGAAATTTTCGAATAACTGCTGCTGACGGCAAAAGCTACAACACCAAGCACTATAACCTGTCTGCAATTATTGCCGTAGGCTACAAGGTCAACTCCGAGCGGGCCGTACAATTTCGCAAATGGGCTACGGGAATCATTGAAGAGTTTACCATCAAAGGGTTTACCATGGATGACGAGCGCCTCAAAAATGGCGGTTCCATCCTGTCTGATCAATACTTTGAAGAACAATTGCAGCGCATCCGGGAGATTTGTCTTTCTGAGCGAAAATTTTACCAGAAGATCACTGACTTATACGCCACTTCCATAGATTACGATGTGAGCGCTCAAGCCACCAGGCGTTTTTTTGCCACTGTGCAGAACAAACTGCACTGGGCCATACATGGCCAGACAGCGGCTGAAGTCATCTATACCCGCGCCAATGCCGCAAAAATGAACATGGGACTCACAACCTGGAAGGATGCGCCGGAAGGAAAAATTCAGAAATTTGACGTCTCTGTTGCCAAAAATTATCTGACAGAGCATGAGATGGCCCAACTGCAGCGACTGGTTGCGGCCTACCTGGATATTGCAGAAGATATGGCGTTGCGTAAGATTCCCATGACCATGCAGGATTGGGAATTACGCCTGAATCGTTTCATAGAGGCCACTGATCGTGAGATATTGCAGGATGCAGGGAAAGTGACAGCTGAAATTGCCAAGGTTCATGCAGAAAGCGAATAA
- a CDS encoding type II toxin-antitoxin system MqsA family antitoxin has product MACPLCKGNTVSGTTILPFEMKNGKVIVVLNVPARICNQCGEEYVDMKVARKVEQLLDRVERDGLMMGFVEYGDAA; this is encoded by the coding sequence ATGGCTTGTCCACTGTGTAAAGGAAATACGGTTTCTGGAACAACCATTCTTCCTTTTGAAATGAAAAACGGCAAGGTGATTGTTGTTCTCAATGTGCCGGCCAGAATCTGCAATCAATGCGGTGAGGAATATGTGGATATGAAAGTTGCCAGAAAAGTTGAGCAGCTTCTAGATCGTGTTGAGCGAGACGGATTGATGATGGGGTTCGTGGAATACGGGGACGCTGCTTGA
- a CDS encoding HEPN domain-containing protein, which yields MEPNIDKLIGFWIFEADQALKVADHLVEKGDFSYALFFGHLALEKMLKALCV from the coding sequence ATGGAACCGAATATTGATAAATTGATAGGCTTCTGGATATTCGAAGCAGACCAAGCCTTAAAGGTTGCCGATCATCTTGTGGAGAAAGGTGATTTCTCCTATGCCTTGTTTTTTGGTCATCTGGCCTTGGAAAAAATGTTAAAAGCATTGTGCGTGTAG
- a CDS encoding nucleotidyltransferase domain-containing protein: MAEIPTELKELMRNYIAQVNQVKQVDRAYLYGSYAKGKANKWSDIDVAIVSPDFSQDLFEERVLLMKLALKLDDRIEPSPFRPEDFSIDNPLVNEISAFGIEISSK; the protein is encoded by the coding sequence ATGGCTGAAATCCCAACTGAGCTAAAAGAACTTATGCGGAATTATATTGCCCAAGTCAATCAGGTCAAACAGGTTGACAGAGCCTATTTATATGGCTCTTATGCCAAAGGCAAGGCCAATAAATGGAGTGACATCGATGTAGCTATTGTAAGTCCTGACTTTTCTCAGGATCTTTTTGAGGAAAGGGTTTTATTGATGAAATTGGCTCTAAAACTTGATGATCGGATCGAACCAAGTCCGTTCCGGCCTGAAGACTTTAGTATTGATAACCCACTGGTCAACGAGATTAGTGCTTTTGGCATTGAAATCAGCTCTAAGTAG